Proteins encoded by one window of Streptococcus sanguinis:
- a CDS encoding DUF4956 domain-containing protein, protein MLNQLFNSIYSSTEVKINPLALIFSLATSVVLGIILAKVYKRQTIYTKEFVVTLSLLPAIISIIIFLVNGNLGTSVAVAGTFSLIRFRSAAGGSKELLAIFMATAIGITTGMGFVALGIVFTLAISGIWMLFEKMSFTSVSPTRRYVQVQVPADFDYEVLFDAIFETTCKSAELTSLKSAEKKSIKLDYVVDLNPDMSDRELIQQFLFYDKVQDISLSKAAKKRKTL, encoded by the coding sequence ATGCTCAATCAGTTATTTAACAGTATCTACTCCTCCACGGAAGTCAAGATAAATCCTTTAGCATTGATTTTTTCACTAGCAACTAGTGTGGTTCTAGGAATTATCTTGGCCAAGGTCTATAAGCGCCAAACCATTTATACTAAGGAATTTGTCGTCACTCTCTCCCTTTTGCCAGCCATTATTTCCATTATCATCTTCTTGGTTAATGGAAATCTGGGTACCAGTGTCGCCGTAGCAGGGACTTTCAGCTTGATTCGTTTCCGGTCGGCCGCTGGTGGCTCCAAGGAGCTCCTAGCCATCTTTATGGCGACGGCTATCGGGATTACAACAGGGATGGGCTTTGTAGCACTGGGAATTGTCTTTACTCTAGCTATTTCAGGCATCTGGATGCTCTTTGAAAAGATGAGCTTTACTTCAGTCAGTCCGACCAGACGTTATGTTCAGGTTCAGGTTCCAGCTGACTTTGACTACGAAGTACTCTTTGATGCTATCTTTGAAACGACTTGTAAATCAGCCGAACTGACATCTCTCAAGTCGGCTGAAAAGAAGTCTATTAAGCTGGACTATGTTGTTGACTTGAATCCTGACATGAGCGACAGAGAGCTCATTCAGCAGTTCCTGTTCTATGATAAGGTGCAGGACATTTCCCTTTCCAAAGCTGCCAAGAAGCGGAAAACCCTCTAA
- a CDS encoding polyphosphate polymerase domain-containing protein encodes MKQKQIQTNFQRIETKYILDRAMLARLEADMRPHLTADDYATSTISNVYFDNDEFQMIQDSIARKGGREKMRMRTYAEQPNDDSQVFLEIKKKRDEVGFKYRLVSNPLSVTNYIVNGVADHTISDDRVKAEVEQLQERYIDLKPKMVISYDRYSMRGLEDKKVRVTVDSNIRYRDYDVDLALGRYGLPLLDDDKVIMEIKVPGQYPQWLADILNKYGLEDQSFSKYGNAYLKTKERLTRTVKA; translated from the coding sequence ATGAAACAAAAGCAAATCCAAACAAATTTCCAACGAATCGAAACGAAGTATATTCTTGACCGAGCAATGCTAGCTCGTCTTGAAGCTGACATGAGGCCTCACCTCACCGCAGATGATTATGCGACATCAACCATTTCCAATGTGTATTTTGATAATGATGAGTTCCAGATGATTCAGGATTCCATTGCTAGAAAAGGTGGTCGCGAAAAAATGCGGATGCGGACTTATGCTGAGCAGCCAAATGATGATAGTCAAGTTTTCTTAGAAATCAAGAAGAAACGTGATGAAGTAGGCTTCAAATACCGTTTGGTTTCGAATCCTCTCTCTGTGACCAACTATATTGTGAACGGTGTGGCAGACCATACTATTTCTGATGATCGGGTCAAGGCAGAAGTGGAGCAGTTACAGGAGCGCTATATAGACTTGAAGCCAAAAATGGTGATTAGCTATGATCGCTACTCTATGAGAGGCTTGGAAGATAAAAAAGTCCGTGTGACAGTTGATTCCAACATCCGCTACCGTGATTATGATGTAGACTTGGCTTTAGGCCGCTATGGACTGCCCTTGCTGGATGACGACAAGGTGATTATGGAAATCAAGGTTCCTGGTCAATATCCTCAGTGGTTGGCTGATATTCTGAATAAATACGGTCTTGAAGACCAGTCCTTCTCAAAATACGGCAATGCCTACCTGAAAACTAAAGAAAGGCTGACTCGAACAGTCAAGGCCTGA